From a region of the Feifania hominis genome:
- a CDS encoding N-acetylmuramoyl-L-alanine amidase, with product MPRTRKLLSVLLLLILLVNLAPAARPAEAAEAVPEEIRGVWIASVYNIDFPKPGTTTSQQKQQIIDILDTAQSAGLNAVFFQVRPTGDALYKSSLYPWSEVLTGTQGLAPKPLFDPLQVMIDEGKKRGIAIHAWINPYRLTKGSASNPKDSIWDLSSTHPVRQNPSIAVPYTDGKLYLNPGEPAAQNLVVEGVRELVKNYDIAGVVFDDYFYPSGTDKFDDTAAYKKYGGGLSLADWRRKNTTDLVRKTYEAVKAIDSSCLFGVSPSGIWQNSKNSELGSATNGFESYSQIYADTRGWVKEGILDYIAPQIYWPIGYSAADYQVLVDWWSDVCDGTDVKLMISHAAYKVGDSSPAAWTDPMTIPNQIAYNRKKGTVSGSIFYGYSKISSNTLSLRDNLATLFGGGSLPTVTPDPGDGGSQVFENHELRIAYPSNNYKTEYEKTYIIGSADSRYPVTMNGETVARTASGHFACFVALEPGVNTFRFASNGKTIDYKVTCTKGQSTTSAPYQMDSPGFKSGSLAPTSSKSYKVGDKVTLSCIAPSEGKVIANINGTAVALNRGESVSTEGIPCSKFTATYTLPAKAGIGRITVGKPEYVLSYGGKTYKQSAAGTVTLFVPDPQLTVQVTATESIARTGPSSNDSRITPLAKGVTDYVTDEKNGYYKLRYGGYVHKDNVKVVKQTLQKNTITKVTGTRTEKITDIRFTMPVFAPYKLKQNSDSMVFTFYNTVGKEAFTMASSNPLFSAFSFKQDGDNAVYTLTLKQKDGFYGYSMSHENGVLSIKFKNPQDLASGSQTLAGKLILVDAGHGGSDPGAMGPMGKDGPNEAALNLLVAKELETALKARGATVIMTRTQDTSITLDERSAITRTRKPDLSISIHHNSLSSNYDIQKYFGILTMYSENFSSAFAKTMQQTLIAELDGRKDSGTRQTGLAVCRIMDCPSILIEMGYVSNPYEFELLSNSAEIKKEAAAIAKGVENFFVKY from the coding sequence ATGCCAAGAACACGAAAACTTCTGTCCGTCCTGCTTCTTCTCATCCTGCTTGTGAATCTGGCGCCCGCCGCGCGGCCGGCCGAGGCGGCCGAAGCCGTGCCCGAGGAGATACGCGGCGTCTGGATTGCGTCGGTCTACAACATCGACTTTCCGAAGCCCGGCACCACCACCTCCCAGCAGAAGCAGCAGATCATCGACATTCTCGACACGGCGCAGTCCGCCGGGCTCAACGCCGTCTTCTTCCAGGTGCGCCCGACCGGCGATGCGCTCTACAAGTCCTCTCTCTACCCCTGGTCGGAGGTGCTGACCGGCACCCAGGGCCTCGCCCCGAAGCCGCTGTTCGACCCTCTGCAGGTCATGATCGACGAGGGGAAAAAACGCGGCATCGCCATCCACGCCTGGATCAATCCCTACCGGCTGACCAAAGGCTCCGCCTCCAACCCCAAAGACAGCATCTGGGATCTGTCTTCCACCCATCCGGTGCGCCAGAATCCCTCCATCGCCGTGCCCTACACCGACGGCAAGCTCTATCTGAACCCCGGCGAGCCCGCGGCCCAGAACCTGGTTGTCGAGGGTGTCCGGGAGCTGGTCAAAAACTACGACATCGCGGGCGTGGTCTTCGACGACTACTTCTACCCGAGCGGCACCGACAAATTTGACGACACGGCCGCCTACAAGAAGTACGGCGGCGGGCTCTCCCTCGCCGACTGGCGGCGAAAGAACACCACCGACCTTGTGAGAAAGACCTATGAGGCGGTCAAGGCCATTGACAGCAGCTGCCTGTTCGGCGTCTCGCCCTCGGGCATCTGGCAAAACAGCAAAAACTCCGAGCTCGGCTCGGCGACCAACGGCTTTGAGAGCTATTCGCAGATCTATGCCGACACGCGCGGCTGGGTCAAAGAGGGTATCCTCGACTACATAGCGCCCCAGATCTACTGGCCCATCGGCTACAGCGCGGCCGACTACCAGGTGCTCGTCGACTGGTGGAGCGACGTGTGCGACGGCACGGATGTCAAGCTCATGATCAGCCACGCCGCCTACAAGGTCGGCGACAGCTCCCCCGCCGCCTGGACTGACCCGATGACCATTCCAAACCAGATTGCCTACAACCGCAAAAAGGGCACTGTCTCGGGCAGCATCTTCTACGGCTACAGCAAGATCTCCTCAAATACCCTGTCGCTGCGCGACAATCTCGCGACGCTCTTCGGCGGCGGCAGTCTGCCGACCGTGACGCCCGACCCCGGCGACGGCGGCTCACAGGTCTTTGAAAACCACGAGCTTCGCATCGCCTACCCCTCGAACAACTACAAGACCGAATACGAAAAGACCTATATCATCGGCTCGGCCGACAGCCGCTACCCCGTCACCATGAACGGCGAGACCGTGGCGCGCACCGCAAGCGGCCACTTTGCCTGCTTTGTGGCGCTTGAGCCGGGGGTCAACACCTTTCGCTTTGCGTCGAACGGCAAGACCATCGACTACAAGGTGACCTGTACAAAGGGACAGTCGACCACCTCCGCCCCCTATCAGATGGACTCGCCCGGCTTCAAATCCGGCAGCCTCGCACCCACCTCCTCAAAGAGCTACAAGGTCGGCGACAAGGTGACCCTCTCCTGCATCGCCCCGAGCGAGGGCAAGGTCATCGCGAACATCAATGGCACCGCGGTCGCTCTCAATAGGGGCGAGAGCGTCTCCACAGAGGGCATTCCCTGCTCGAAGTTCACCGCGACCTACACCCTGCCTGCAAAAGCGGGCATCGGCCGCATCACCGTGGGAAAGCCCGAGTATGTGCTCAGCTACGGCGGCAAGACCTACAAGCAGTCGGCTGCGGGCACTGTCACGCTCTTTGTCCCCGACCCGCAGCTCACCGTGCAGGTGACGGCCACCGAGTCCATCGCACGCACCGGCCCCTCGTCAAACGACAGCCGCATCACGCCGCTCGCCAAGGGTGTGACCGACTATGTCACCGATGAGAAAAACGGCTACTACAAGCTGCGCTACGGCGGCTATGTCCACAAGGACAACGTCAAGGTCGTCAAGCAGACTCTGCAGAAAAACACCATCACCAAAGTCACCGGCACCCGCACAGAGAAGATCACCGACATCCGATTCACCATGCCGGTCTTCGCCCCCTACAAGCTCAAACAGAATTCCGACAGCATGGTCTTCACGTTCTACAACACCGTGGGCAAAGAGGCTTTCACCATGGCCTCGTCCAACCCGCTGTTTTCGGCTTTCTCTTTCAAACAGGACGGCGACAACGCCGTCTACACCCTGACGCTCAAACAGAAAGACGGCTTCTACGGCTACTCCATGAGCCACGAAAACGGCGTGCTCTCCATCAAGTTCAAGAACCCGCAGGATCTCGCCTCGGGCAGTCAGACGCTCGCGGGCAAGCTCATTCTGGTCGACGCGGGCCACGGCGGCAGCGACCCGGGCGCCATGGGCCCCATGGGCAAGGACGGCCCGAACGAGGCCGCGCTCAATCTGCTCGTGGCAAAGGAGCTCGAGACGGCCCTCAAGGCCAGGGGCGCCACCGTCATCATGACCCGCACGCAGGACACGAGCATCACCCTCGATGAGCGCTCGGCCATCACCCGCACCAGAAAGCCCGACCTGTCCATTTCCATCCACCACAACAGCCTGTCGAGCAACTACGACATTCAGAAGTACTTCGGCATCCTCACCATGTACTCGGAGAACTTCTCCTCCGCGTTCGCCAAGACCATGCAGCAGACTCTCATCGCCGAGCTCGACGGCCGCAAGGACAGCGGCACCCGCCAGACCGGCCTTGCCGTCTGCCGCATCATGGACTGCCCCTCCATTCTCATCGAGATGGGCTATGTCTCAAACCCCTATGAGTTTGAGCTCCTCTCCAACTCCGCCGAGATCAAAAAGGAGGCGGCCGCCATCGCCAAGGGCGTCGAAAACTTCTTCGTGAAATACTGA
- a CDS encoding alpha/beta hydrolase family protein, whose amino-acid sequence MKKLLSVLLAALLLLGAVPAVSAAGAPAPAIMLDAQRLSYAAADAEPVLSAAGRTMVPLAATVRAMFPQGATVSTVHDTATVQAGGVELVFQQGEDAMLRNGVSVPLEGGAPYLENGELMVPVRPLAEGLGLFVGWSSEGGSPTVTLYHNPGATDAERSAANFIFSLLGNPYAAGGYELDDAMSALFSSPNGGVLIDSLFQGAGQFAQLAAPYSFSMQGYEMAVLPTRFTAGAANICVTVDTAGKIAGIQLLPYGETVPAVMPEGVSESELNFTAADSKVFSGTMTKPDGEGKFPCVVLVHGSGMNDRDETAGPNKPFRDVAWGLAERGIAVYRYDKRTYLYPNESSLDETFDMEKETTLDAVDAVNMVAQLPYVDTENIVVLGHSQGGYKIPAIAEKADQADKFIIMSGPARSLPDLMVEQYTFLTTVNGVQTEQGKQMVAALKADIAKLTDDSVPDSEILPMLGARKYYWKQTLGYDPIEVSKSITEPVLVTQGERDYQVTMEDFALWKAAHADDANWNFLSYPKMNHMQADGEGPMNNLEYLVPHRVKEQLLDDYAAFIKG is encoded by the coding sequence ATGAAAAAACTGTTGTCCGTACTGCTTGCGGCGCTGCTGCTGCTCGGCGCGGTGCCGGCGGTCTCGGCCGCCGGGGCCCCCGCGCCCGCCATCATGCTCGACGCGCAGCGCCTGTCCTATGCGGCCGCTGACGCCGAGCCTGTGCTCAGCGCTGCCGGGCGCACCATGGTTCCGCTGGCCGCGACCGTCCGGGCCATGTTCCCGCAGGGGGCCACGGTGTCGACCGTTCACGACACCGCGACCGTACAGGCCGGCGGTGTGGAGCTCGTCTTCCAGCAGGGCGAGGACGCCATGCTGCGAAACGGCGTGTCGGTTCCGCTCGAGGGGGGCGCGCCCTATCTGGAAAACGGCGAGCTGATGGTGCCGGTGCGGCCTCTCGCCGAGGGGCTCGGTCTCTTTGTCGGCTGGTCGTCTGAGGGCGGCAGCCCGACTGTCACCCTCTACCACAACCCCGGCGCGACCGACGCCGAGCGCAGCGCGGCAAACTTCATCTTCTCGCTGCTCGGCAACCCCTATGCGGCCGGCGGCTATGAGCTCGACGACGCCATGAGCGCTCTCTTCTCGTCGCCGAACGGGGGCGTGCTCATCGACTCTCTCTTTCAGGGCGCCGGTCAGTTCGCACAGCTCGCCGCCCCCTACTCGTTCTCGATGCAGGGCTACGAGATGGCAGTGCTGCCCACGCGTTTCACGGCGGGCGCGGCCAACATCTGCGTCACGGTCGACACCGCCGGAAAGATTGCCGGCATCCAGCTTCTGCCCTACGGCGAGACTGTCCCGGCCGTCATGCCCGAGGGGGTGTCCGAGAGCGAGCTGAACTTCACCGCGGCCGACAGCAAGGTCTTTTCCGGCACCATGACAAAGCCCGACGGCGAGGGCAAATTTCCTTGTGTCGTGCTGGTTCACGGCTCGGGCATGAACGACCGCGACGAGACGGCCGGCCCCAACAAGCCGTTTCGCGATGTGGCCTGGGGGCTCGCCGAGCGGGGCATTGCGGTCTACCGCTACGACAAACGCACCTATCTCTATCCCAACGAATCCAGTCTCGACGAGACCTTTGATATGGAAAAGGAGACGACCCTCGACGCCGTGGATGCGGTCAATATGGTCGCGCAGCTTCCCTATGTAGACACGGAAAACATCGTTGTGCTCGGCCACAGCCAGGGGGGATATAAAATCCCCGCCATCGCCGAGAAAGCCGATCAGGCAGATAAATTCATCATCATGTCAGGCCCCGCGCGCAGTCTGCCCGATCTGATGGTGGAGCAGTACACGTTTCTGACCACCGTAAACGGCGTGCAGACCGAGCAGGGCAAACAGATGGTCGCCGCTCTCAAGGCCGACATCGCCAAGCTCACCGACGACAGCGTGCCCGACAGCGAAATTCTGCCCATGCTCGGCGCGCGCAAGTACTACTGGAAACAGACGCTCGGCTATGACCCGATCGAGGTCTCAAAGTCCATCACCGAGCCGGTGCTCGTCACCCAGGGCGAGCGCGACTACCAGGTCACCATGGAGGATTTCGCCCTGTGGAAAGCCGCCCATGCAGACGACGCCAACTGGAACTTTCTCTCCTACCCCAAGATGAACCACATGCAGGCGGACGGGGAGGGCCCGATGAACAACCTCGAGTATCTCGTACCCCACCGGGTGAAGGAGCAGCTTCTCGACGACTACGCCGCTTTTATCAAAGGATAG
- a CDS encoding DUF6709 family protein produces MLKELKAKSLKSVMIPVIILLAVGIGMFVYNGFGVFKLIGGPKYLYDLPVDELNGSYVEAEIFYLPDWYAVTESRREGSPVKTVVSREYIIPVGDMEFMGVLMNKENLTYADQIMEESQAYLDGEISELNNYFTVKGTILPMPEDSLGFYHDTIGYEELDAETQAWFLPYYLKVDYLGRTQTALTWVTTGIGVVCLAIGLLMLIRALTGAYQKEIKKYCETSGEGEFATERLEAFYQSTQPVGGIRMNDRWVLFQQGAWTRLLDAQDLCWAYQRTTRHRTNGIPTGKTYGLILKTRKKRSFDLGMAEATVQQTLHEIGMRLPHVVLGYAKELEREYKNNPEAFVRQPVTTPPDPSVEQ; encoded by the coding sequence ATGTTAAAAGAGCTCAAGGCAAAGAGTCTCAAAAGCGTGATGATTCCCGTCATCATTCTTCTCGCCGTCGGCATCGGCATGTTTGTCTACAACGGCTTCGGCGTATTCAAGCTCATCGGCGGGCCGAAGTATCTCTACGATCTGCCCGTCGACGAGCTCAACGGCAGCTACGTCGAGGCGGAGATCTTCTATCTGCCCGACTGGTACGCCGTGACCGAGAGCCGCCGCGAGGGCAGCCCGGTCAAGACCGTCGTCAGCCGGGAGTACATCATCCCCGTCGGCGACATGGAATTCATGGGCGTGCTGATGAATAAGGAAAACCTCACCTACGCCGACCAGATCATGGAGGAGTCCCAGGCGTATCTGGACGGCGAGATCAGTGAACTCAACAACTACTTCACCGTCAAGGGCACCATTCTCCCCATGCCGGAGGATTCGCTCGGCTTCTACCATGACACCATCGGCTATGAGGAGCTTGACGCCGAGACACAGGCCTGGTTTCTGCCCTACTACCTCAAGGTGGACTATCTGGGCCGCACCCAGACGGCTCTGACCTGGGTGACCACCGGCATCGGCGTCGTCTGTCTTGCCATCGGCCTTTTGATGCTCATTCGCGCGCTCACCGGCGCCTATCAGAAAGAGATCAAAAAGTACTGTGAGACAAGCGGCGAGGGTGAGTTTGCAACAGAGCGGCTCGAGGCCTTTTACCAGTCGACTCAGCCCGTGGGCGGCATTCGCATGAACGACCGGTGGGTGCTCTTCCAGCAGGGCGCCTGGACCCGTCTGCTCGATGCGCAGGACCTCTGCTGGGCCTATCAGCGCACGACCCGCCACCGCACCAACGGCATTCCGACCGGCAAGACCTACGGTCTGATTCTCAAGACCCGCAAAAAGCGCAGCTTTGATCTCGGCATGGCCGAGGCGACCGTGCAGCAGACGCTTCACGAGATCGGTATGCGGCTGCCGCATGTGGTGCTCGGCTATGCAAAGGAGCTCGAACGCGAGTACAAAAACAACCCCGAAGCCTTTGTCCGCCAGCCCGTCACCACTCCGCCCGATCCCTCGGTCGAGCAGTAA
- a CDS encoding LTA synthase family protein: MLVLFPVFLALATQFNQSLSLAKLGEYLFGKPLIFLFDTLVVTAIFVVLLAIARQAWIAMAGTGLLFYTLSLVEFYKYDVSGSHFTLADLVMTTNMSDVAKFAKLDIHPGVVLSVLFLLAWLLIAFFLDIRVGWERYRSILTVSVSALLLLGIFFPSTISERIMEAFTIDTEPAENVFKVNEKYEKNSLISFLVDSASEQIDRSVETATVPQDYSRQTVASLLSAGFPADSAAGFQAPNVVVVMNESFADMRIFEDLSIAQDTYANFDELRREGYAGTAIVPTFGGYTVKTEFELMFGLPVRSLGNPVIPHRLLSDRPHETFASYYRSLGYSTTYIHPFSRSFYSRDEIYSTYGFDKLYFDDNLTVGAENYRHYIDDRIVYEQIEQELKTSERPAFIFTTTMQNHQPYFDENSPEPEISYYLQNISNSDKQLGAFIDFLREFDEPTVVLFIGDHFPFFTPQSNTYEDLGITGDNCAALYEQSYLIWSNADLLDRSALPQGKTSAFYLPHILADAIGAPKTAVTKSILAEMQRRPVYSPGYGDTETADRMLDLLTYDRVLGEGYSLTQSLKTN, translated from the coding sequence ATGCTGGTTCTTTTTCCCGTGTTTTTGGCGCTGGCGACCCAGTTCAACCAGTCTCTGAGTCTTGCGAAGCTCGGCGAGTATCTCTTTGGCAAGCCGCTGATCTTCCTGTTTGACACGCTGGTTGTCACGGCAATCTTCGTCGTGCTGCTCGCCATCGCCCGCCAGGCCTGGATCGCGATGGCCGGCACGGGGCTTCTCTTCTACACCCTGTCGCTGGTCGAATTCTACAAGTACGACGTCAGCGGCAGCCACTTTACCCTCGCGGATCTGGTGATGACCACCAACATGTCCGACGTCGCAAAATTCGCAAAGCTCGACATCCACCCCGGCGTCGTGCTGTCGGTTCTGTTTCTGCTCGCCTGGCTTCTGATCGCCTTCTTTCTCGACATCCGCGTCGGGTGGGAGCGCTACCGCTCCATTCTCACCGTCTCGGTGTCGGCGCTGCTGCTGCTGGGCATCTTCTTCCCCTCGACCATCTCCGAGCGGATCATGGAGGCGTTCACCATCGACACCGAGCCGGCCGAGAACGTGTTTAAAGTCAATGAGAAATACGAGAAAAACAGCCTGATTTCGTTTCTGGTGGACTCTGCGAGCGAGCAGATCGACCGCTCGGTTGAGACTGCCACTGTCCCACAGGACTACAGCCGCCAGACGGTGGCCTCGCTTCTGAGCGCCGGCTTCCCGGCCGATTCCGCCGCCGGCTTTCAGGCCCCCAACGTCGTGGTCGTCATGAACGAGTCCTTTGCCGACATGCGTATCTTTGAGGATCTCTCCATCGCGCAGGACACCTATGCGAACTTCGACGAGCTGCGCCGCGAGGGCTACGCGGGAACCGCCATTGTACCCACGTTCGGCGGCTATACGGTCAAGACGGAGTTTGAGCTGATGTTCGGGCTTCCCGTGCGCTCGCTCGGCAATCCCGTCATTCCGCACCGGCTTCTCTCCGACCGGCCGCACGAGACCTTTGCCTCCTACTACCGCAGTCTCGGCTACTCCACAACCTACATTCACCCGTTCAGCCGGTCGTTCTACTCGCGCGACGAGATCTACAGCACCTACGGCTTTGACAAGCTCTACTTCGACGACAATCTCACAGTGGGCGCCGAGAACTACCGCCACTACATCGACGACCGCATCGTCTATGAGCAGATTGAACAGGAGCTGAAGACAAGCGAGCGCCCCGCTTTCATCTTCACCACAACCATGCAGAACCACCAGCCCTACTTTGATGAGAACTCGCCCGAACCCGAAATCAGCTACTATCTGCAGAACATTAGCAACTCCGACAAGCAGCTCGGCGCGTTCATCGACTTTCTTCGTGAGTTTGACGAGCCCACGGTGGTGCTCTTCATCGGCGACCACTTCCCTTTCTTCACCCCCCAGAGCAACACCTATGAGGACCTCGGTATCACGGGCGACAACTGCGCCGCGCTCTATGAGCAGAGCTACCTGATCTGGAGCAATGCAGATCTGCTCGACCGCAGCGCCCTGCCGCAGGGCAAGACGAGCGCTTTCTATCTGCCCCACATTCTCGCGGACGCCATCGGCGCGCCGAAGACGGCCGTCACAAAGAGCATTCTCGCCGAGATGCAGAGGCGCCCTGTCTACTCACCCGGCTACGGTGACACCGAGACGGCCGACCGCATGCTCGATCTGCTCACCTACGACCGCGTGCTCGGCGAGGGCTACTCGCTGACGCAGTCTCTCAAGACCAATTGA
- a CDS encoding response regulator transcription factor: MNILVCDDDRDIVEAIAIYLKNDGYDVYRAYNGLDALKVLEEQEIHLILMDIMMPQLDGMRTTMKIRESRNIPVIMLSAKSEDTDKIMGLNMGADDYITKPFNPLELLARVKSQLRRYTTLGSFVTRENVFRSGGLVVDDEQKSVTVDGEPVKLTPVEYKMIKLLTENAGRVYSIDQIYENVWNEPSFRPENTVAVHIRRIREKIEINPKEPKYLKVVWGIGYKIEKYEND; the protein is encoded by the coding sequence ATGAATATCCTCGTCTGCGACGACGACAGAGACATTGTGGAGGCCATCGCCATCTATCTCAAAAACGACGGCTATGACGTCTACCGGGCCTACAACGGTCTCGATGCGCTCAAAGTTCTTGAGGAGCAGGAGATCCACCTGATTCTCATGGACATCATGATGCCCCAGCTCGACGGCATGCGCACCACCATGAAAATCCGCGAGAGCCGAAACATTCCCGTCATCATGCTCTCGGCCAAGAGCGAGGACACCGACAAGATCATGGGGCTCAACATGGGGGCCGACGACTACATCACAAAGCCGTTCAACCCCCTTGAGCTTCTCGCGCGCGTCAAGAGCCAGCTGCGCCGCTACACGACGCTGGGCAGCTTCGTCACCCGGGAGAATGTCTTTCGCAGCGGCGGCCTCGTCGTGGACGACGAGCAGAAGTCGGTCACCGTCGACGGCGAGCCCGTCAAGCTCACCCCGGTGGAGTACAAGATGATCAAGCTGCTCACCGAGAATGCGGGGCGGGTCTACTCCATCGATCAGATCTACGAAAATGTGTGGAACGAGCCCTCTTTCCGGCCCGAAAACACCGTGGCGGTCCACATTCGCCGCATCCGTGAAAAAATCGAGATCAACCCTAAAGAGCCGAAGTATCTCAAGGTGGTCTGGGGAATCGGCTACAAAATCGAAAAGTACGAAAACGACTAG
- a CDS encoding HAMP domain-containing sensor histidine kinase, translated as MFVKWKKNIVLKTAAFALAVVCLTLACSMLINSFIEYQVDIFSVFEANFENSQMLQEKFDEAAWPILRLCYYRSEEYIKSGALVTDAMIESETQRLFEDFRSRFYYDDERELYYSEYSGTEEPTNPSWDEEQLYKLFTQQWSQRIAALRDALIEEQLLDFRYQLERFQQANYLTYYYKLGDYVKASDASLSRADFLKMPAYKLYANASYTNSLSSGLHSDYIGYEIQNQIDRSRELAGLSVTDDAVLYLGMDEASYSAMQSSYNQSRAYYLGILRDVGLLALTALVAVVFLCSAAGYTTRQEGVRLLLCDRLFLEVHAIIVGLVITGDAYLITLLYYRAINQSLFTVLIAMSIVIILNFVLAIAKNVKNHSFIQHTLILLIPYKLWQAIRGAIRTAAMSGPVVVRIFVVVFGLELLLFLTMASLFTNSGFLVLVGLLILAGANIVVLRLLVKNCREYSAIREGVSRVKGGELNYKINLPGDGELATLARNIDTISEGLQNAVEGEVKSERMKAELVTNVSHDIKTPLTSIINYIDLLKTEGPGGEHFEEYVNILEQKAARLKNLTEDLFEATKASSGNIPFTLDQVDAVALITQSLGELDDKIEASGLTFRTAFTEDRIMVLADGKLLWRVLENLFSNVFKYAAPQSRVYVTVATSGGNAVIVVKNVSAYELNLPEEELMERFKRGDEARASEGSGLGLSIARSLTELMGGSFKIEIDGDLFKATVTIPLVS; from the coding sequence TTGTTTGTCAAATGGAAGAAGAATATCGTGCTCAAGACCGCGGCATTTGCGCTCGCCGTGGTCTGCCTGACGCTCGCCTGCTCGATGCTGATCAACTCTTTTATCGAGTACCAGGTCGACATCTTCTCGGTCTTTGAGGCGAATTTTGAAAACAGCCAGATGCTCCAGGAGAAGTTTGACGAGGCGGCCTGGCCGATTCTGCGCCTGTGCTACTATCGCAGCGAGGAGTATATCAAAAGCGGCGCTCTCGTGACCGATGCCATGATCGAAAGTGAGACGCAGCGGCTGTTTGAGGACTTTCGCAGCCGTTTTTACTACGACGATGAGCGCGAGCTCTACTACTCGGAATACTCCGGCACCGAAGAGCCGACCAATCCCTCCTGGGATGAAGAGCAGCTGTATAAACTCTTTACACAGCAGTGGTCCCAGCGCATCGCAGCCCTTCGCGATGCGCTCATCGAGGAGCAGCTCCTCGACTTTCGCTACCAGCTCGAACGGTTCCAACAGGCCAATTACCTGACCTACTACTACAAGCTCGGCGACTATGTCAAAGCGAGTGACGCTTCGCTCTCGCGCGCTGACTTTCTCAAAATGCCGGCCTACAAGCTCTATGCAAACGCGAGCTACACCAATTCGCTCTCAAGCGGGCTCCACTCCGACTACATCGGCTATGAGATTCAAAATCAGATCGACCGCTCGCGCGAACTGGCGGGGCTGTCGGTGACCGACGACGCCGTGCTCTACCTCGGCATGGACGAGGCGAGCTACTCCGCCATGCAGTCCAGCTACAACCAGAGCCGCGCCTACTACCTCGGCATCCTGCGCGACGTGGGGCTGCTGGCGCTCACGGCTCTTGTGGCCGTCGTGTTTCTCTGCTCGGCGGCGGGTTACACCACCCGGCAGGAGGGCGTGCGTCTGCTGCTGTGCGATCGGCTGTTTCTCGAGGTGCATGCCATCATCGTGGGGCTTGTCATCACGGGCGACGCCTATCTGATCACGCTGCTCTACTACCGCGCAATCAACCAGTCTCTGTTCACGGTGCTCATTGCAATGAGTATCGTCATCATCCTCAACTTCGTGCTCGCCATTGCGAAAAACGTCAAAAACCACAGTTTCATTCAGCACACGCTCATCCTGCTGATTCCCTACAAACTCTGGCAGGCGATCCGCGGAGCCATCCGCACTGCGGCGATGAGCGGGCCGGTGGTTGTGCGCATCTTCGTTGTCGTGTTCGGGCTGGAGCTGCTGCTCTTTCTGACCATGGCGTCCCTGTTTACAAACTCCGGCTTTCTTGTGCTGGTGGGGCTTCTGATTCTCGCGGGGGCAAACATCGTCGTGCTGCGTCTGCTCGTCAAAAACTGCAGGGAGTACAGCGCCATCCGCGAGGGGGTCTCGCGGGTCAAGGGCGGCGAGCTCAACTACAAGATCAATCTGCCCGGCGACGGAGAACTCGCCACTCTCGCGCGCAACATCGACACCATCTCCGAGGGGCTTCAGAACGCCGTCGAAGGCGAGGTCAAAAGCGAGCGCATGAAAGCCGAGCTTGTCACCAATGTCTCCCACGATATCAAGACGCCGCTGACCTCCATCATCAACTACATCGATCTTCTCAAAACCGAGGGGCCCGGCGGGGAGCACTTTGAGGAGTATGTGAATATCCTTGAACAGAAGGCGGCGCGCCTGAAAAATCTGACGGAGGATCTGTTTGAGGCGACCAAGGCGAGCTCGGGCAACATTCCGTTCACCCTCGATCAGGTTGACGCCGTGGCGCTCATCACGCAGAGCCTCGGCGAGCTCGACGACAAGATCGAGGCCTCGGGCCTCACGTTCCGCACCGCCTTTACCGAGGACCGCATCATGGTGCTCGCCGACGGAAAGCTGCTGTGGCGGGTGCTGGAGAATCTCTTCTCCAATGTCTTCAAGTACGCCGCGCCCCAGTCGCGGGTCTATGTCACGGTCGCGACCAGCGGCGGCAACGCCGTGATCGTGGTCAAAAACGTGTCGGCCTACGAGCTCAATCTCCCCGAGGAGGAGCTCATGGAGCGCTTCAAGCGCGGCGACGAGGCCCGCGCGAGCGAGGGCAGCGGCCTCGGCCTGTCCATCGCGAGAAGCCTGACCGAGCTCATGGGCGGCAGCTTCAAAATCGAGATCGACGGCGACCTCTTCAAAGCGACGGTCACCATTCCCCTTGTGAGCTGA